A genome region from Arachis duranensis cultivar V14167 chromosome 8, aradu.V14167.gnm2.J7QH, whole genome shotgun sequence includes the following:
- the LOC107461802 gene encoding AT-hook motif nuclear-localized protein 14-like, with the protein MPSLNCFKVSGGIKAQELGKLIPYELTVSPGQDVAKAIWEAWGASNRFGCILFASGSIARAIFGRPNSNRIRIYEGSFKILSMSGHHMLRDDGSETSSLSITLAASDGTAFTGTLINTLTANDTVQISCYQNR; encoded by the exons ATGCCCTCTCTTAATTGCTTCAAAGTTTCAG GTGGCATCAAAGCACAAGAATTGGGGAAGCTTATCCCTTATGAGTTGACTGTGAGTCCTGGACAG GATGTGGCGAAGGCGATATGGGAGGCTTGGGGAGCAAGCAATCGGTTTGGTTGCATACTTTTTGCTTCTGGTAGTATAGCAAGAGCCATATTTGGTAGACCAAACTCAAATAGAATTCGTATATATGAG GGGAGCTTTAAGATTCTGTCAATGTCTGGACATCATATGCTGCGAGACGATGGTTCTGAAACTTCGAGTTTGAGCATCACACTGGCTGCTTCTGATGGAACTGCTTTTACTGGTACCCTCATCAACACCTTGACAGCCAATGACACTGTTCAA ATTTCATGCTACCAAAACCGATAA
- the LOC127741142 gene encoding DNA repair protein RAD5A-like, translated as MGSKVTVTDHQLSTVRSIVGSEFTDMDIIRALHMAKNDVTAAINIIFDTHIPSIVKPKTTPPPTNNPKPSPLNSSPHMDTATRTVASRSKNNGAAARGGDGSSCSKASDDWWFAGSGEMSGLSTCKGRTINSGDAVVFKFPAKAASAGPSPGKVFGRGRLAAGTCSEIVRFSTDQAGEIGRIPNEWARCLLPLVRDGKVRIEGRCKFAPNVLGIMDTIILSVSVFINRSMFVKHQQISLKDATGNSTNESVFHPLPILFRLLGLEPFKKAELTPGDFYSNKRPIDQKVPLQLMKSEHPSQNCDENKEDSISETDLDNIVGVGSSSELEEMDPPGSLQCELRPYQKQALYWMIQMEKGRTVDGTATTLHPCWEAYHLADKRELTIYLNAFSGEATTEFPSTLQMAKGGILADSMGLGKTIMAISLLLAHSGRGGSLDSQSLAQTELYTEDGEVSDTVHNFSNIPTKATKFAGFDKLMKDKDALASGGNLIICPMTLLGQWKAEIETHVQPGSLSLYVHYGQSRPKDAKSLSQSDVVITTYGVLASEFSSENAEDNGGLFSVRWFRVVLDEAHTIKSSKSQISIAAAALIADNRWCLTGTPIQNNLEDIYSLLRFLRIEPWGHWAWWNKLVQKPFEGGDARGLKLVQSILKSIMLRRTKYSTDREGKPILVLPPADVQVIYCEQTEAEKDFYEALFKRSKVRFDQFVEQGRVLHNYASILELLLRLRQCCDHPYLVMSRGDTQEFADLNKLAKRFLRGTHNNLEREVKDAPSLAYVQEVVEELRKGEQGECPICLEAFEDAVLTPCAHRLCRECLLASWRNSTSGLCPVCRKTVSRQDLITAPTDSRFQIDIEKNWIESCKVTVLLHELESLRASGSKSIVFSQWTAFLDLLQIPFTRNNISFVRLDGTLNQQQREKVIKQFSEDDEILVLLMSLKAGGVGINLTAASNAFVMDPWWNPAVEEQAVMRIHRIGQTQKVAIKRFIVKGTVEERMEVVQARKQRMISGALTDQEVRTARIEELKMLFT; from the exons atgggAAGCAAGGTCACAGTGACGGACCACCAATTGTCCACCGTCCGATCCATCGTTGGCTCCGAATTCACCGACATGGACATCATCAGAGCGCTCCATATGGCCAAAAATGACGTCACAGCCGCCATCAACATCATCTTCGACACTCACATTCCCTCCATCGTCAAACCTAAAACCACACCACCACCTACAAACAATCCCAAACCTTCTCCTCTCAATTCATCTCCTCATATGGATACTGCCACTCGCACTGTTGCTTCCCGCTCCAAGAACAATGGCGCTGCTGCTCGTGGAGGAGACGGCAGTAGCTGCTCCAAAGCGTCCGATGATTGGTGGTTTGCTGGTTCCGGCGAGATGTCAGGGCTGTCCACTTGTAAAGGGAGGACTATAAATTCTGGTGACGCAGTGGTTTTCAAGTTTCCTGCCAAGGCTGCCTCGGCTGGGCCTTCGCCGGGGAAGGTCTTCGGGAGGGGGCGGCTGGCAGCGGGGACTTGTTCGGAGATTGTTCGGTTCTCCACAGATCAAGCTGGGGAG ATTGGTAGAATACCAAATGAATGGGCTCGGTGTCTGTTGCCTcttgtgagggatggtaaggTTAGGATTGAGGGACGCTGTAAATTTGCACCTAATGTTTTGGGCATCATGGATACCATTATTTTGTCAGTCAG TGTATTTATCAATAGGTCAATGTTTGTTAAGCACCAGCAGATATCTCTCAAGGATGCCACTGGCAACTCTACAAATGAATCAGTTTTCCATCCTCTTCCTATCTTATTTCGGTTGCTAGGCCTGGAACCTTTTAAGAAG GCAGAGTTAACTCCTGGTGATTTCTATTCCAACAAGCGTCCTATCGACCAGAAG GTCCCTTTACAATTGATGAAGTCTGAGCATCCTTCTCAAAATTGCGACGAAAATAAAGAGGATTCCATTTCTGAAACTGATCTTGATAATATTGTTGGTGTGGGATCAAGCTCGGAGTTAGAG GAAATGGATCCCCCAGGCAGTCTTCAGTGTGAGCTACGGCCCTATCAAAAGCAAGCTCTTTATTGGATGATCCAGATGGAGAAGGGGCGAACTGTAGACGGGACAGCAACAACCCTTCATCCATGTTGGGAAGCATATCACTTGGCTGACAA GAGGGAGCTTACTATTTATTTGAATGCATTTTCTGGTGAAGCCACAACTGAATTTCCTAGCACCCTTCAAATGGCAAAAGGAGGG ATTTTGGCAGATTCTATGGGTCTTGGAAAGACCATCATGGCCATATCACTTCTTCTTGCCCATTCAGGAAGAGGTGGATCATTAGACAGTCAATCCTTAGCTCAGACTGAGCTGTATACTGAAGATGGTGAAGTTAGTGATACGGTACACAATTTTTCAAACATTCCGACGAAGGCAACCAAATTTGCTGGTTTTGACAAACTGATGAAGGACAAGGATGCTCTAGCAAGTGGTGGCAACTTGATAATATGTCCCATGACTCTTCTTGGGCAATGGAAG GCAGAAATTGAAACTCATGTACAACCTGGGTCTCTGTCCCTATATGTTCATTATGGACAAAGTAGGCCAAAAGATGCAAAAAGTCTTTCTCAGTCTGATGTTGTTATTACTACATATGGAGTTTTAGCCTCTGAATTTTCCAGTGAG AACGCCGAGGATAATGGTGGACTTTTTTCAGTTAGGTGGTTCAGAGTGGTTCTTGACGAAGCACATACTATAAAATCTTCTAAAAGTCAAATTTCTATTGCTGCCGCTGCTTTAATTGCTGATAACCGTTGGTGTCTTACTGGCACTCCTATCCAG AACAACCTTGAAGATATTTACAGTCTTCTTCGATTTCTGCGAATAGAGCCTTGGGGTCATTGGGCCTG GTGGAACAAACTTGTTCAGAAGCCATTTGAAGGAGGTGATGCGAGAGGGTTGAAGTTAGTTCAGTCCATTTTGAAGTCAATCATGTTGAGGAGAACCAAGTATAGCACAGATCGAGAGGGCAA GCCTATCCTAGTTCTCCCTCCGGCTGATGTGCAGGTAATTTACTGTGAACAAACAGAAGCTGAGAAGGACTTTTATGAGGCCTTATTCAAAAGATCTAAG GTCAGGTTTGACCAGTTTGTTGAGCAAGGGCGTGTTCTTCATAATTATGCTTCAATATTGGAGTTGCTTTTACGGCTTCGGCAATGTTGCGATCATCCTTATCTTGTAATGAG CCGAGGTGATACTCAAGAATTTGCTGATCTAAACAAACTAGCTAAACGCTTCCTTCGAGGAACCCATAATAATTTAGAACGTGAAGTAAAAGATGCACCGTCACTGGCTTATGTTCAAGAAGTAGTTGAAGAGCTACGTAAAGGGGAGCAGGGTGAGTGTCCAATATGTCTTGAAGCCTTCGAAGATGCAGTGTTGACTCCTTGTGCTCACCGCCTATGCCGGGAATGCCTCTTGGCAAGTTGGCGCAATTCCACTTCTGGTTTATGTCCTGTTTGTAG AAAAACAGTTAGCCGGCAGGATCTTATTACTGCTCCTACTGATAGTCGGTTTCAGATTGATATTGAGAAGAACTGGATAGAGTCATGCAAGGTAACTGTTCTTTTGCATGAACTGGAAAGTCTTCGCGCATCAGGCTCCAAGAGCATTGTTTTTAGCCAATGGACTGCTTTTCTAGACCTTTTGCAGATTCCCTTTACACG GAATAACATTTCATTTGTTCGTCTTGATGGAACTTTAAATCAGCAGCAGCGGGAGAAAGTGATCAAACAATTCTCAGAAGATGATGAAATACTG GTGTTGTTGATGTCACTAAAAGCTGGTGGAGTGGGTATAAACCTAACAGCTGCTTCAAATGCTTTTGTCATG GACCCATGGTGGAATCcggctgtagaagaacaagcaGTCATGCGCATCCATCGTATTGGACAAACACAGAAGGTCGCCATTAAACGGTTTATTGTGAAG GGGACAGTTGAGGAGAGAATGGAGGTGGTGCAAGCGCGTAAACAACGAATGATTTCTGGTGCCCTGACTGATCAAGAGGTTCGAACTGCACGGATAGAGGAGCTGAAGATGCTTTTCACTTAG
- the LOC127741230 gene encoding GABA transporter 1-like — MDEEKSIFSFSFAHEAEKQNDCNQVDEHQKDVDAGALFVLKSKGSWVHCGYHLTTSIVAPPLLSLPFAFTFLGWTAGILFLVIAAVVTFYNYNLISLVLEHHANQGRRMLRFRDMARDILGPPWGRFLVGPIQFALCFCVVVACILLGGQCMKTIYLLSNPNGSMKLYEFIVVFGCFMLILAQMPSFHSLRHINLVSLILCLAYSACAIAGSIYIGYSSKGPKKDYSIKGNTESRIFGAFNAMSIIATAYGNGIVPEIQATLAPPVKGKMFKGLCICYAVIIVTFFGAAISGYWAFGNQAEGLILTNFMDSNGKPLVPKWFIYMTNIFTIAQLAAVGVVYLQPTNEVLEQAFSDPKSPEFSQRNVVPRLILRSLSTAIGTVIAAMLPFFGDINSLIGAFGLMPLDFILPPVFFNLTFRPSKKTPIFWLNVSIAVVFSIVGAIAAVAAVRQIVLDAKTYQLFANL, encoded by the exons ATGGATGAAGAGAAA TCAATCTTCTCTTTTTCGTTCGCACATGAAGCAGAGAAGCAAAATGATTGTAACCAAGTTGATGAGCACCAAAAAGATGTTGATGCAGGTGCTCTCTTTGTCCTCAAATCTAAAG GTTCATGGGTTCACTGTGGTTATCACTTGACAACATCAATAGTGGCACCACCACTCCTAAGTCTTCCATTTGCTTTCACTTTTCTCGGATGGACGGCTGGGATCTTGTTCTTGGTTATTGCTGCTGTTGTTACTTTCTATAACTACAACTTGATATCTCTAGTTCTTGAGCACCATGCTAATCAAGGTAGGCGCATGCTTCGATTTAGAGACATGGCTCGCGACATTTTAG GTCCACCATGGGGTCGGTTTCTTGTGGGGCCAATTCAATTTGCACTATGCTTTTGTGTTGTCGTGGCTTGTATCCTTCTTGGAGGACAATGCATGAAG ACGATTTACCTACTATCGAACCCAAATGGTTCTATGAAGCTTTATGAGTTCATCGTGGTATTTGGCTGTTTCATGCTGATTTTGGCTCAAATGCCATCTTTTCATTCATTGAGACACATTAATTTAGTGTCTTTGATTCTGTGCTTGGCCTATAGTGCATGTGCTATTGCTGGTTCCATTTACATTG GATACTCATCAAAAGGGCCCAAAAAGGATTATTCAATAAAAGGCAACACAGAGAGTCGCATTTTCGGAGCCTTCAATGCCATGTCCATCATTGCTACAGCATATGGAAATGGAATAGTCCCAGAGATCCAG GCAACATTAGCACCACCAGTGAAAGGGAAAATGTTCAAGGGACTATGCATTTGTTATGCTGTGATTATAGTAACTTTCTTTGGTGCAGCCATCTCTGGCTATTGGGCATTTGGAAACCAAGCAGAAGGCCTCATTTTAACCAATTTTATGGACAGTAATGGGAAGCCATTGGTGCCAAAGTGGTTTATTTACATGACCAACATTTTCACAATTGCACAACTAGCAGCTGTTGGAGTG GTGTACTTGCAGCCCACAAATGAAGTGTTGGAACAAGCATTTTCAGACCCAAAAAGCCCGGAATTTTCGCAGCGCAATGTAGTCCCCAGATTGATTTTGAGGTCACTAAGTACAGCTATTGGAACTGTTATAGCAGCAATGCTTCCCTTCTTTGGTGACATAAACTCTCTTATAGGAGCTTTTGGTCTTATGCCACTTGATTTCATTCTACCACCGGTCTTCTTCAATTTGACGTTTCGGCCATCCAAGAAAACTCCCATTTTCTGGCTGAATGTGAGTATTGCTGTTGTTTTCTCCATTGTGGGAGCTATAGCAGCAGTTGCAGCAGTTAGGCAGATAGTTCTTGATGCCAAAACTTATCAGCTATTTGCTAACTTGTGA